gccttgttgccTCCCCCTGCCATTGAAAGTCAGGTTGTAAAAATGTTaggtgaacatgatatgacacgttTATTAATGTCAATATAATCCGTACGTATGGTCGTATCTTTGGTTTGCTAAGTGCTAAATGCAGCCATGCATCATTGTGACTTTGTGGCCAAACAAAACAGCGAGTCCAGTTGTTTacgtgtgaggatgtgttggtttGACAGCGCTCCGTTGTATGATTGATGTATACATTAtacaatacatgaaaatattCCAGCTGTTGTCAGCTTGTGCTACATCATCAGCTGACCTCACAgagttgtttttctcacagtgaCCAGTGGACTGAACTTGCAGACAGAGTCAGTGTGGTCCACCGAGTGACTGATGCTGCCCTCCTACCTTTCGGTCCGGAGTGGTCGGCTGTAACCGTCCCCCACTAATTGGTCGTCTGGATGACAGAAGGGATCCTTCAAAGAAGCATCCATCATGTCCTTCAGGAGCCGCAGAGAGCAGACGGCACCGTCACGACTCCGGCCGAGTGTTTGTCTTCAAgctgaaggagaaaagagaggagctACTAACGTGGACACGGGTTTCACAATCCGTCCTGACAGTACAGCTGTGAAGAACCTCAAACTGACACGCACAGACGACACTTCAACGTTTAAACTTAGAATTACTACTAAGATTTTGAAGCTAAAGCAAAATATGACGCCACACGTCGACGTGGTTGACCAACAGCAAACTCTTTTGACGGTGCTGAACTTTAAAGGAACAGGGGAAGCTAAAATATCTCAAGTAAATGCTCCACTAAAGAGTCAGTGGTTTGAATATTAACACCTTTAATCCTCAAAAGAAACAACTGCTGATACCTGTAGAAATATTGCTGATTTTTATCGAATTTTTAGTCCTGGcacaacattaattatgatgttaaATATCTGGCTCACTCTTAATACTcttattttacaaatgtaataatctcatgcagtattttttttgttttttttttatgtctctgtgaAAGGAAACTCTCCCTTCAAAGTGAATCCTGGGTTGTGACACCACTCAGTCGTTCTTCGAGACGTCTGTTGACGACGAGCACTTGAACCTCGTATGCGCTTCACTGTTATGAAGTACTCGACAGCTTGAAAGGATCACTCCAAACAGTTAAGGAGGCAGAATGGATGTTCTTAACCTCCCGCAGCTCTTAAAGGCATCTCGAGCGACtacgcacacccacacacacacacagaggctgacattttaacacaagCTGCTCAAAACTGTCGAGGCGAGTGCTTCAAAAATGTGTCGATCCTTTTGTGCATCTGCGGCAGTTTTATATACAGATCCGACGTGTAGGTGAACGTCGTgcagaaaacaggaagtaatCAGAGCTAAAAGTAGCAACGACAGTTTTGGAttaatgttgctgctgcagcttgaACTCATTCTAACTGCTGGATATATCACAATCGATAGAACCATCAGGAGTTTTGTAGTTTTCAGCTCCGTGACGATGCATTTTACTGCTAATCTGAGAGGGATATTAAAAGTTagacttaaaggaacagttcaccaaaatgtaaaaattcagttgtcatctcctcctcctgatgatataaagtcctcctctcctccaaacaaattgaaacagtaaaagttgtgttgtccttgtcCTCAAGAGGTACAGAATCTAACCATGCAGGTGTAACTTAGTGATTTGaatgtttctctgtgatttgtgtgaactaaccctttaaaaataaaacaataaaatggcCGACTTcgtaatgttttgtttctcaaaacgtccatatttgcattttaagagTTGATACTGAAGTGTGTAACTGTAAAACATCCTCCTCTTGTCATCTTTCTGTCCTTGTAAGAGGAAATTCTGGCATTCCTGCACTTGAACGCATCATCTCACAGCCGCTGTAAAGGGAAATCATCACTGCTGGATGTTTTACAGACTGTTTATGTCGTCCTGTATGAGATATATGTGCTACAGCCCGTCACCGCCGCCTCACGCTATAAATCCCCTCGAGAGCCAATCACGGCGAAGCCTTTTTCACATTTAGCCGTAACGCAAGGCGTCACGAAGATGGAGCGCCGGAGCGAAGATGGAGCCGACGAGATATGAGCTCTGAGACCATCCCTCAAAACAGCGCTGTCCATCTCCACTCCTGAAAAACGTGAAACTCTGAGGGGAAATCATGTGTTTGCGCTCCGCTGCTGCaactttcctcctcctccttctcctccttctcccatCCTCCCATCTGGCCCTCTCTCTCAGCACACTCCGTTAGCTTCAAAGACCCCTCGCCTTCCCAGAAATCACTTAAGAGGGTTGTTTCAGATTGCAAaaagcttttctctgtttcaaacAATGCACCAGAGCGGGGCCTTGCTTCCCCTTTGACGACGGCACATTGTGTGGGCTCGATCTCGAAGTGAGCGAACAGTCGTCGGGCCTGTTGCGAGACCCTGAAATCACACATCAAACTCCCACAATCCCTCTTGACGGAAACATACACTCCACATCCCGGTATTTACCTCCCCTGCAGCCAGGAAAGCCATTACTGCCGCTGCTCTCTGTCATTACATGTTTCATTTGGAACGACGTCAGTGAGATTGGTTTCATTACCTGCTTTCAAAAGGCTGCTGAACACGGCATAAACTCTAATGGGCCGGTCCAACAACATTCATTATGTATTCAATACATTTGTGTACTCTTTTTACCCTCTGGGAGCGACGAGACATATTATTGAATCAATAATGTGCTCACAGTCGCCTTGATGAGAAATATCAGGACACAAATAATGTAGTTATTTTGTGACTATTAATTCaatacagtgtgttttcatgttttcgcTGACACAATCAGAAAAACGGCTGCTTGTGAGTCgacagccatgctagcagctcttttagctaaatgctaacatcacaacaaagcccccaggaagagcgccACGCAAGTAGAAAAGCCACATGATTCaattattgtatttcttttcaaGTTAGCCAGatgctaaaccagaagttagccagGTCAGTGGGTAGAAGTCTGTAAATGTGCTCTGTGGGCTGCACAACACGGAagaagaggattttttttggcGATGAGCAACTTTCATAGGAATAAATGAGGCTCCATCTCCAACGCTGTATCCAGGTTTTAATGTAATTCCTCAGTCGACAGCCATGCCAGCAGCTCgtttagctaaatgctaacatcacaATGCTGCCTCTGTGCTCgacaaaatgtataaatcttATTTGattatcttgttttgttcttaatAAATTGTCTGTGAGCAGTCTTTTATGGCTCAATTTGTTAAGAGACTCTTAAATAGAACAATTTACTTGTGAAACATGCGACATTAGGAAGAAACATACCATCaaatttacagatttttttgtgtgtgtgatctatTCAGTGGTAAACCTGCTCTCTGCAATGTATCCTTTaactttcttctcttctttcagtTGTTATACGACATAGATATTTTGGGTTGTAGGGTGATTTTATATCATAGACTTAAATGCAGCCGTCACCACCATCTGGAACCAAAGCTTTACTTCAGGTATTTAAAAAGAGTATCTTCAGTTTTCAAGGTTTATGCAACAAGGAAAAAAGATAATTTTGGATCAAGACAAAGAGTCAGTGAACAGGAACAATGATGAAGAACATGTAGATTTAAAACTGAGATGAAACTGACCCGCTGATCATTTGATGTGGATTATGTAGTTTCTACTAATCAGAAGTATTTATCTCTTCTAAATGTTCCTCAGCTTCATTATGAGCCCCAGCTTGTAGTTTACAGGCCACTCTCATCCAAAGGTCACCGGTTTGATTCCCCCCTGGAGAGCACCTTCACACCACCAGAGACTCGATGATAAACAGCCACCTTAACACCCACCGAGAGTCAGTCGAGATAAGACCGTTGGTTTAAAGGTCTTATGCAAATAAGCTATCACAGCGGCGTGTTAAATGAATTAGAGATGGAAACTGTCGGATGTTCACCTCAGACGGCGCCGCAGCAAAATAAAGATGACAGTTTCTTTATCTCAtctccaaacaaaaaaaaaaagtttcatagTCTGTATTGACATTTGTATGAAACAATCAAATTCTGATTCATCTGgaaaatgttatataatgtaTTGTTATGAATCattgtgtgtgaaataaatcaaataaaagctgATGTTTGTCTGGTTATCAGCTGATTGATTGTGCAGTTTATGTACAGATGGATCCATCTAGTGGACAAACACAACTACTACATATTTCTCCACAATCATTGAAAGGAAAAGCAGTTTTTAAAGCAAGACAACAACCAGAAGTAGcgtaaatgtgtttatttcaatgTTAATAAATAGTGAACATAGTgatttattgtattatatttaaattgatttaggtggaaataatttaaattaagtgcatcatttcttttttttttttaaaaaagtgtttttcactttgttgaatTGTGCTCGTGTGCAAAATCAGCATCTTGTGTCTTTTCTTCGTGTtcctgcaaagaaaagaaaaacaaacattacacaaTAGATTAAGAGAAATTAAGACAACATGCAACTCAATCATATAATCAGAAttcatcatgacatgtactTTTTATCCGACCAACTTTTAGGCTGAACCAAAATGTTCAAATCCAAACATTTAACTTTCCTACGCAGGTTCTGTTCACCCAGTTGTGTCAGTAATGATGTTACATGATGGCATTTCAATATGTGTGAAGAGGTTGTTGATCTTTAATAGTTTTCCCTCAAATTTCCTGTACAAATCCAAAGAGGCTGCACTTGCTAAAGAGACATTGTTTTGTTCTAGTCAGCCAAgtttttggttcagtttttggattgtgcacctttaattctCTGGAGGGCAGAAGCTGGATATTTAAAACACTCGATGTTGACTGAGATGCAGCTTACCTactaatttgtgttaaaatcCAGAAGTCTTTGTCTTTAATCTGTGGCCCCACAGGTAAATTAGGTCACCAAACTTGTGTTTATGAAAAGCATCAAATGCCTATCAAACTACGCATTTAAGACGTGTTAATTGTACATAAACATATGCTTGATGAAGGGGTTTCTACCCAGAAGTTACTGTAGAACAGTACAGTTAATATTCTATCAGatattttctgcatttgaaGGTCTTTTGTCTTTAACGTTTGATTTATCCAACTTCTGTTGTTGAGCTGAAGTTAACACAACAAACCTTGTGATTGTGGTTGTGATCTCTTGTGTTTATTAAAGTGTTGTGATCTGGCTTCATTCTTGTAGCCGTCGACGTCGAGGTTCGTCATCGCTGCCTTCTGCGACTTCTCTGCTGGATGATACGTTTTGCAGTTACAAAGAAAGGCAGAGTTTTTGAACGGCATGCGACGGTGGTAATTCTAATTTGCTCACCTGTTTGCCACCTCTGCATCTGGTAAGTCTGATCCACGTGTGTCCATTTGTCCTGGAGGGAAACCGGCAAGTCGCAGTTCTCGTCCATTTGTCGGATGGCGTTGCCGTGGGGACAGTGGCGCAGCCTCTCCCAGGCAGCCGACTGATGCAGCGGCTCGTTACACCCACAGTTCTTTTCCTTCAGCTTCGGGTACATCACTGCAGGATGCGTGTCCACGTTCTGCTTGGACGCCAGAGGCCTCTTGAGATCGTTGCTCTTCCTCAGATCATCAGCTGCCCTCCATTTTGTGCGGCATGAGCCGTTTTCAGAGGACTCTCCTTCAGTGTCGTGTCCAAGATGGCGGCCACGGGCATCAACCCTCGCAGCTTTTCTCATCAGATGTTTTCCAGTTGTGGAGTGAGATTTACAGGCTTCGCATGTAGGCAAGAGTGCGTCATTCCTCTGTTGGAAAGGAACTTTTCTCTGTAGGTTCCGACCATCGAGTCCTGGGCTGGCAGGCGTGCAGAGCCTTCGCTTCGCCAGACATCTGGTGCAAAGACGCTCCCTCTTGGACACGTAAGGATTGAACACATTCTCATTGAAGTTTCTGCTAATGCAGCATTCATGGTCTGAGAGGCTTCTCCGGTCCACCTTGCCTTTGGGTTTGTACCTCTCTTTGGGCTTGCGAACAGGTGGTTGTTCTTTGTACTCCAGGtcaagttttcttcttctggaaGGCACATCCAAACCACGGTTGCCCGGAGGTCTGTTCTGCTTCTTGGGAGTTGGCGGCAACTTGCTACAGTAGTAGACGGTGTCAAAGTCTGCAAGCCAGCTGGTTGAAGGGAGGTACGCAGGGAGGGATTCAAAGGAAGTATCTTGGTGATCCTGGAGAGTTTGTTCTCGTCTAGGTTGCTTCGCCTTAAGAGGGGAGTAATCCGACAGCAGCAAATACGGTGCATGTTCcacttctgctgtgtgtgaagtTTCCTCTGCAACTGCACACATTTCATCCTCTAGGCCCTCCATTGTTGGGACGGCATCCTCCAGTTCATCTGCCGTCAGAGAAGGCATCTCAATCATGGGTACGACCTCGTCTGTTGGAGGTTTCTCTATGACCGTCAGCACATCTGCTGAGGGCACTTCAGCTTCTTCATCATGAGACTCCGTTTGGTCATTTTGCAACAGCGATTCAGGGGAGGGAATCAAAGTGTCCTCCATCGACCAGACTGTGGACTCCATCTTCCTCAGCTCATCCAGGTACTTTGGGTCATAGGGCATGTGGACGGCTCTGAACTGAAAATTCTTGGGCGTCAGATCTTTCTCACCGCTCATCTCCTGAGCCTCGCCATGAGCTGGAGCTGCTTCTCGGTTGTCCGTCTGGTTTTTCGACTCCTCCAGGGCAGGGATCGCCTCGCTGCTGCTGGGCGTCCCTACTAACAGGATGTCAGGACAGGACTGGAGCGAGTGCTCAGACTCGTCTGCTGGAAGGCACAGTCCTTTATCCTGCAGGACACCACCCTGGAGGATGGAGCTACATTGGACCATATCCTGGGAAAAGCCATGGGAAACTTCTGCAGTCTCGTGAGAGTGCAGGACTTGTAGTCCTCCTGGTGTAGTGCAGCATTCAATCCTGACTTCCTCTGTCTGGATCACGAAGTTGCCCTTTGGTGTCAtcctggtggtgctggtggaagGGGGCACCACATCCTTCACCTCCAGAGAATGATCCAACTTCCGCAATACCAAGGCTGGAGAGAGCGGCTGACTGGTGGGGACACCGGGGCTGCCACGGGAGGCCTCAACTTTGCTGGAACTTGGAGTGCTAGTCCTCTGTGTCGCAGAAAGTGGTTCAGTTTGAACCTCAGAGCTGGTCATTTCTCTCGTCTGGCTGTTGTGCTGGTAGCGGAACCTGCGGGAGTGGTAGGCCATCGTCTGGTAGTACTGAGGGTTGAGCATGCGCCTGTAGTCCATCAGATGGAGGTGGGTGTGGGGTATGACAAAGCCAGGTGGCTCCATGTATGGATTTGGCTGATAGTTGGGCATCATTGGCATGCCATAACctttaaaaaaggagaagaaagaagtcAAGAGTAGTTTCTAAATTGTAATTTCAAATCAAAGCCCAtcttaaaaatcacattaaactAGAGTTCTCCTCCCTACAAACCACTAGATACCACAGGTGCTGGTTCGGAGCCAGTGTCTCCTCTGGAACTAGTTATTTGCTGGTTGGATGCCAATGTTGGCATGCAAAGCCCAGAGTAACACTTGTCAAGAGTCGATGTAGTCTGCCGCAGTTGTTCTGAGCAATGCTTAAAATTGACTGAACCCAAAAAGGCACAAGCTCTTCGCTCTAGTGTTTCATGTTAAGGTGGTATagtccaagtctccagaagcctaGAGGTCCAAAATTGATTTGCAAAGACTATGTgccccatctgaagtgggtgtaTGAGTGCAATCGCATGTTGAGGGTGAAATTAGTGTCATATTTTGGATCTCGGAGCTTCTGGAGAGTTGGATTCAGTACCAACTACTTTACAGAACCTCTTGAACAGttgatgaaaaactgaaaatgcagaAACTACGTTAACATTTAGTTCTACAGGAGGACGTCGCAGCATTAAACTTatctgtgaataaaaaacacagagagcagtgaTTGTTGCTAAATAACGTTCCTGCCCTGAATCCATTAGTTGAaccaaacagaggaggagatttTCTAGACTTACCTAAACCAGGGTAGTTGTAGTACGGGTTGTAGGACACGGGCATTGGCATCGGCACGGGCCATTGCATACTCTGCATGGGCATGTATGGCTGCAAGGGCTGTATGTAGAAGAAAGgtttgtggtgctgctgctgctggggctgCTCCTCAGGACGTGCAGCTCCTGGAGGTCCAGTTCCCTGGGCCTGCTGAGCTCCATGTGGTGGGTTTGGACTTCGAGGGCCCAGACCAAAAGAATGCTGCATGGTAGATCCCTCCATTTTTGACAAAGAAGTAACTGTTTGGTTCTTTCTTGCAAGATTTCAAACAGGTGTACTCACATGTCTAAAGAAGATATCCACTGACAATCGCTTTCAGGGAATTTGTCAATTTGAAATTAAAGGCGGGGACTCATGatggtgatatgctgctctgattggctggataTTTTTGGTTCCAGGTGGGAGTTTAATGGCCTAATTTCAAATccaatgaaaaatgtttgtttccaacTGATTCCCTCCCTACTCACGGTGCATTCAAGCTCTGTCGGAAATATTGGAAAGAAGCTTAAGCAACCTGGGAAATAAATGAACCTCTCAAGTTGGAGGGCAACTTGGAAAGTCTGAGAAAATGCTGATACACAAGTTGACATGACATGATGCTGAAATATGGTGGACGAAAGTAAAAGTCGGGTTGATGGTAAGAAACTTAAGTCATGTATCCTTTACTTCATCACTCACatactggaaacagctgtcaacatGTTGTTTAAACGCTCTTCAAAACAGCATCTTTCTGGCGTCACACAGTCCGACATGACACTCATGAACACACCAGAATCAAGTTAACCTCTTCCAAACTTGAGAAATGGGTCCGTCTGATCAGaatgtgaatgcagcatcacCTGAAGGAAGgcaaacaaaagggaaaaagcaGAAGCGGTGTCTTGAAGGTCGAGGCTTATTGGCTTTAATTAAGAACGACGGTCCTGCAGCTTGTTGGATTCATTAGCACAGGTTGCAGATTTTGTGTCTCAGTGGCACATCCTTGCATTTTTAGCATCTTTGTGAATTACTGGTGGAGGTACAAACATATTCAGATGCATGTTTGACCCCCAAAGAGCCAATTATGAGGTTAGATGGTGGTTGTTTGGTAGCCTGGAGCTGTATTTATGAAGAATAAACACTCTGTGAGACCAATTTGTTGACTGGACCAGTAGATTTTAAATCAGCGCCGCAGTGTTTGGATACTGGTCAGTGAGCCTTCAGGACAAAACATCCCCGACACGAGGTTTTTAGTCTTAGAGTTAAAATCCTTCAGATCTAGTTTTGTTTGCAAGATGAGCACATTTTGCTTTAAGTATCAGTCAGTGAAGAGCATTTTTCCttgtaaagctgctgttttcacagtaaTCTGATCAAATCTCTTTACGTTTGAGaattctgcattcaaatgtctaaaaaaaaggGACTTTTCCAATGACGTTCCTGCAGctgtaacttccaggagagaatCAGAGATTGAAACCAAAATGTAATTcgaataaaaactataaaacttTACCTCGTCTGAGTCACGTCCGATAGATTTCCATCAGCAGTCGTGGTTGTTTAAAGTGTTAAAGTGTGTTGTCCCcaaaacagccagattactgtATAGCATCAACCTCGGCAttcagcagagactctggttctggttctctgtaacgttacgttcatgaagtaaagtccatttcccctccagctccagtcagcagtcaacattacagaacagaaacacccGACAATGGAGGTCagctccggatcactgctgcagtcaggctgatcaacaggagtgaagcGAAATCACCTTTTTGTTTCCAGAAGTTAAAAAGTCATTCCTGAGCCCTCCTCCGGTCGGTAAacggatcagagcagaatctgatgtgagtCCAGTTTTTATTCCTCCAGACGATCAGAATGAAGTCTTGAATTCAGTATTTGATCAGAGGGAATCAACACTATTGGCATTTTCTGCtcataaaagtacatttaaaaaagtaaccCTCCCAAACCAGCTGGTCAATGATAAGTTAACgacaaacacagtttaaataatgacaacattttattggacTGGCCCCAAACAGTGACACCATCATCTGTAACACAACCTCTCAGCCCAGTTTGTGAAAttcataaatcattcatttgtgtcactgcgtaaattttatacatatttttatatattttttccccagTTTCCTCTAAACATAAAGaggttttctctctgtgcagtgCATTTCACCTGGTGCTCTCAATATTACTTATGGTCCTGGAACAATTACACCCTTGAGGGGgacctgaggaggaaaaacacaaacattacaacatATTTTTCCTACCGGgacagaagtgtgtgttcatgtgtgtgtttcacctaCAGTTCAACACACTTTATTCAACAAGTCAATCTGGTGGGACGTCAACATCTTGGTTCTCCTCTCATCATAGagcctgacagagagacacatttttaaggaaaatgtgACAGACCGGTCGAAGTTAACGGTGTTGTGATCGGACATTAACCTCTCTCCCACTGAACTGGTGGTGgctcatcctcatcctcatctttcGGCCTGTGGTACATCACCTTCCTCTGAGAGCTCATCTCTGTCCAGAAGGTGTGAGGATGAATAAATATCAAGAAGGCAAAGAGGAAGTAGTAAAGCTTTAGACTGATATTCAAAAAGACATGCAAGTGTTTAAATTGAACCTTGTCGTAGCGGAGCGGCTGCTTGTCGTCTCCTGGGAATCACGTCACCGTCGCCCCACCTGCTCTGATCCGACGCGGTCACATCTTCTCTGCAGAGTCTGTCTGCAAATGAGTTCCCACATTCAGCACATTATTCCCAACTACAGCTGTGTATAAACAAAAAGATGTGTAACCATAGGCTCTGCATTTGTAACACCAGAACAACATGTGCAAATCTAAGAAACAAACTTCCACACAACCATTTCATGAGCCTGGTGTGTAGCAGAGCAACAAATAAATGTCTGCACGCTTTTTAACTTGCAAAAAGATCCACCTATTTTTGACATGTGGTTACTAGACTCAGACTGATGAACGTCTCAAAGTGtctcaaataaatgtacttttgcAAAGACGACAGTGTAATTGTAactcttggaaaaaaaagggttttaaaaacaaaaaacaatcttcGTCCAGACGAACGTTTTAGCACCAAGACAGGCAAGAAAACGTATCTGGATGATGCTacttttattcaaaaatgatGTAAGCAGCCATTTTTATTCTCCATTATACTTATATGGCATATAGTGGGCATGTCCATGAAAAGGAGGGTCACGGTCAcccactgaagacattttaattcagaTATCTTGAGATGAGAGGTCATGGGATCACTTTGAAAATGGGCACGCCAGTTTTTCCCTCGCCATAATTAGCCATACTCTGACATCTGGTGTGGGAACAAGACTTACCCTGACACGTTCTGCACTGCAGCTCACCGCTCATCCCGTCTCCAccgtctcctcctccgtcagctgCCTCCTTCTTACAAACATCACGACCTTCCTCCTTGCTGACAGGTTCCAGCTGATCTTTGTACTGGCCTCTCTTGTACCAGGGTTTTCCCGCATGTCTCGGTGGGAAAGATTGAGGCTTCCTGGGTGCAGAGTGCTTCTTGACGACCACCCTGATCGGCTGCTCACACCCTCGTCCGTACCTGCCGTCGTCCTCGGAGTCTCCGGCTTCGTCCCTGTACATCTTGGAGCTGTGGACTTTGCTCCTTCCGGACCCTTTTGGGAGGTTCTTCCCACAGCAGGCGCACGTGAACTTCTTTGACCCCGGCAGCCGAACGTCCTCCACTTCCCCGGCAGCGTGAGGAGATCCGCTCACAACCTCTGGCAGTCTCCGGCCTGCGTACACGTGTTTAGGGAACAGATCTGCGTCGTCCAGATCTGTGGAGAACATCTCGTCTCTGGAGGACAGCTCGTCCAGAGATGGACTGAGGACGCTCAGCCGCTCGTGGGTGGAGTGCATGGAGAGGTAGTTGTAGTAGTAGGGAGCAGAGGCGTTGGTGGGGGAGGACATGTTGGCTGCAGCACCTCCAGGACACAAGCCGCCATCGAAGGGCAGCTTGAGGATCTTGAAGTTTCGATCGGATTTCTGTTCGGTCTTTTTATCTGCGGTCGGCGGTAGATTGGAAGACGGTAGGAGCTTTTCGGCGCCACATTTGGGAACGCTCGGATTGGTCACGGAGGTATCTGACTGGATATCCGTGACCTCTCCCTTCTCAAGAGGGAGGAGGTCTTCCTGTTCGCACTCATGAACGGAGGAACTATCGAGGGGCAGCTCCTCTTCCAATCCTCCTGACCAGCGTCCAGGGGTGCTCAGGGCGTCCAGGCTCCTCTGGCTGGACTCGGCGTCGTACACCGCCAACGTGGAGTCACTGAAGGTCACGGCTGGAGACTCCGAGTGGACATCAGGCACTGAAGGCAGGACGTGACCCTGCtcctcactcttcctctcctcatccgGAGAAAACATCCCCGAGGACTGCGAGGCGACTCCCGAGTCCAGCTCTCTGTCGCTGCCTCGGATTTTGTCCAAGCACTCGATGAGTTTGGTGATGGCGTCGCTCGGGTCGGTCTGAGCCTCAGAACAGGCCGTTTCCCGCCTCCCTTGAGGCTGCGGGTGATAACACTGGCGAGGCACGTCGCTCCAGGTCGGGGCGTGGAAGCGAGGCTCGAACATCCGCCTGTGATCCATCGGATAGATCGGGGCGTGCGGGAAGACAAAGCCGGGGTACTGCATGTACTGGTATGGGTGCGGGATGCAGGGACGACCAAAATTAAAAcctgcaaagcaaaaaaaaacaaaaaaaacacacatgataaGATTTCACGCAATCAATAACAAAGCAAAGAGCGGTTTTAAAAAGCTCGATACCTCCAGGAAGACCGTAGTGACTGTACGGGTTGCTCAGCGGCCACTGCTGGTACATGAAGTAAGGTTGAGACGGAGGCTGGACGTAGAAAAACGGTCGGGGGTGTTGCGGTCGCTGCTGTCCGCTGCCGAATGCGTGAGGTGGTTTGCCGCCGTCTGCAGGAAGCAGCAGTttaaaaagcacaggtgttttTAGCCGTTAAAGCTGGAATGCAAACTTAAAAGGTTATGGTTTATTGCCCGCCAACTGGTATTTCGAACCCTCACCAGTGAcgagagaaacaggaaatagaGCTCAAAGAGTTGTTAAGCTTTTACTTTTCTGCTAACATTGGAAAAATCAAGTTATTTGCAGgatttttcacttgtttaagagtgaaaaacattaacatatcTCAAATATTCAGCTGGTTGATGTTAACAAAAGCATCACACAGCTGTGAATGTGAATTCAGGGAAATCTTACCGTCCATTTTGTGTCTCGTGCTTTTTGCTCAACCTGTCGGAAATAAAACACCTCAGAGGgaccaacacaaacaaataaacatcagtTCTTGGATAAACAGAAGTAGAGACGCTTCACTCTCAGGTCCTCCTGACGCTCTACTAACAAAAGGCCAAACATCTC
This is a stretch of genomic DNA from Acanthopagrus latus isolate v.2019 chromosome 19, fAcaLat1.1, whole genome shotgun sequence. It encodes these proteins:
- the LOC119008996 gene encoding uncharacterized protein LOC119008996 isoform X2, yielding MEGSTMQHSFGLGPRSPNPPHGAQQAQGTGPPGAARPEEQPQQQQHHKPFFYIQPLQPYMPMQSMQWPVPMPMPVSYNPYYNYPGLGYGMPMMPNYQPNPYMEPPGFVIPHTHLHLMDYRRMLNPQYYQTMAYHSRRFRYQHNSQTREMTSSEVQTEPLSATQRTSTPSSSKVEASRGSPGVPTSQPLSPALVLRKLDHSLEVKDVVPPSTSTTRMTPKGNFVIQTEEVRIECCTTPGGLQVLHSHETAEVSHGFSQDMVQCSSILQGGVLQDKGLCLPADESEHSLQSCPDILLVGTPSSSEAIPALEESKNQTDNREAAPAHGEAQEMSGEKDLTPKNFQFRAVHMPYDPKYLDELRKMESTVWSMEDTLIPSPESLLQNDQTESHDEEAEVPSADVLTVIEKPPTDEVVPMIEMPSLTADELEDAVPTMEGLEDEMCAVAEETSHTAEVEHAPYLLLSDYSPLKAKQPRREQTLQDHQDTSFESLPAYLPSTSWLADFDTVYYCSKLPPTPKKQNRPPGNRGLDVPSRRRKLDLEYKEQPPVRKPKERYKPKGKVDRRSLSDHECCISRNFNENVFNPYVSKRERLCTRCLAKRRLCTPASPGLDGRNLQRKVPFQQRNDALLPTCEACKSHSTTGKHLMRKAARVDARGRHLGHDTEGESSENGSCRTKWRAADDLRKSNDLKRPLASKQNVDTHPAVMYPKLKEKNCGCNEPLHQSAAWERLRHCPHGNAIRQMDENCDLPVSLQDKWTHVDQTYQMQRWQTEKSQKAAMTNLDVDGYKNEARSQHFNKHKRSQPQSQGTRRKDTRC
- the LOC119008996 gene encoding uncharacterized protein LOC119008996 isoform X1; translated protein: MEGSTMQHSFGLGPRSPNPPHGAQQAQGTGPPGAARPEEQPQQQQHHKPFFYIQPLQPYMPMQSMQWPVPMPMPVSYNPYYNYPGLGYGMPMMPNYQPNPYMEPPGFVIPHTHLHLMDYRRMLNPQYYQTMAYHSRRFRYQHNSQTREMTSSEVQTEPLSATQRTSTPSSSKVEASRGSPGVPTSQPLSPALVLRKLDHSLEVKDVVPPSTSTTRMTPKGNFVIQTEEVRIECCTTPGGLQVLHSHETAEVSHGFSQDMVQCSSILQGGVLQDKGLCLPADESEHSLQSCPDILLVGTPSSSEAIPALEESKNQTDNREAAPAHGEAQEMSGEKDLTPKNFQFRAVHMPYDPKYLDELRKMESTVWSMEDTLIPSPESLLQNDQTESHDEEAEVPSADVLTVIEKPPTDEVVPMIEMPSLTADELEDAVPTMEGLEDEMCAVAEETSHTAEVEHAPYLLLSDYSPLKAKQPRREQTLQDHQDTSFESLPAYLPSTSWLADFDTVYYCSKLPPTPKKQNRPPGNRGLDVPSRRRKLDLEYKEQPPVRKPKERYKPKGKVDRRSLSDHECCISRNFNENVFNPYVSKRERLCTRCLAKRRLCTPASPGLDGRNLQRKVPFQQRNDALLPTCEACKSHSTTGKHLMRKAARVDARGRHLGHDTEGESSENGSCRTKWRAADDLRKSNDLKRPLASKQNVDTHPAVMYPKLKEKNCGCNEPLHQSAAWERLRHCPHGNAIRQMDENCDLPVSLQDKWTHVDQTYQMQRWQTAEKSQKAAMTNLDVDGYKNEARSQHFNKHKRSQPQSQGTRRKDTRC